The following coding sequences are from one Carassius auratus strain Wakin unplaced genomic scaffold, ASM336829v1 scaf_tig00214077, whole genome shotgun sequence window:
- the fgfbp1a gene encoding fibroblast growth factor-binding protein 1, which yields MKRVTDIALVLIFACIVQQFVQVNSLRDRGRRAQADGKGKRRGQRNESGLKGRFSLKDGARCSWRAARGGDAFVLGVTCKNGENTFSCEYVAKPTACEQYASNTKAYWKQMSRSLKKQKKLCRDSTAMVKAGMCRSAPADAHFRLKDTRPSSRVPLPPTAGNNHCPDRIERLRVAEEHCSRAWSSLCAFLFLMLENDECS from the coding sequence ATGAAACGCGTGACAGACATTGCTCTCGTTCTGATCTTCGCCTGTATCGTGCAGCAGTTCGTACAGGTCAACAGCCTGAGAGACAGAGGTAGGAGAGCGCAGGCAGATGGGAAGGGGAAAAGAAGAGGTCAACGGAATGAAAGTGGCCTGAAAGGGAGATTCTCACTGAAAGACGGAGCGCGGTGCTCGTGGCGCGCAGCGCGCGGAGGTGATGCCTTTGTATTGGGAGTCACGTGCAAAAACGGGGAAAATACTTTCAGCTGCGAATATGTAGCGAAGCCCACAGCATGTGAACAGTACGCATCCAATACCAAAGCCTACTGGAAGCAGATGTCCCGTTCGCTAAAAAAGCAGAAGAAACTCTGTCGTGACTCCACAGCGATGGTGAAAGCCGGTATGTGCAGGAGCGCGCCTGCGGACGCGCACTTCAGACTGAAGGACACGCGCCCCTCCTCCAGAGTCCCGTTACCGCCAACTGCGGGGAATAATCACTGTCCTGACCGGATCGAGAGGCTGAGAGTGGCCGAAGAACACTGCAGCAGAGCCTGGTCTTCATTGTGTGCATTCCTCTTCTTGATGCTTGAAAATGATGAATGCTCATGA
- the fgfbp2a gene encoding fibroblast growth factor binding protein 2a: MWTITSTLLLTYCLWAPLVQSQDHDDIQPGYRRNVWENMNDFLTKGTKDKCSTSVIGRGDLTKLRITCHGTERSYWCEYQGKPHVCRSYNKNPSHYFKQIMWDLRKLPNACQGKRILKPQMCKRASDEAKMVFTSASFSNTKPMDMPYSTITTPIPTTPQPTTPVPVSEAKKLAQDYCWNNLQGVCSFFIGWFRN, encoded by the coding sequence ATGTGGACAATCACAAGCACACTCCTGCTTACATACTGCCTCTGGGCACCTCTCGTTCAGAGCCAGGATCACGATGACATCCAGCCAGGATACAGGAGGAACGTCTGGGAAAACATGAATGACTTTCTTACCAAAGGTACCAAAGATAAATGCAGCACAAGTGTGATAGGACGAGGAGATCTCACTAAGCTCCGCATTACTTGCCATGGCACGGAGCGCTCTTACTGGTGCGAGTACCAGGGCAAGCCTCATGTCTGCCGCTCTTACAACAAGAACCCATCGCACTATTTCAAGCAGATCATGTGGGACCTCCGCAAGCTGCCGAATGCTTGCCAGGGCAAGCGCATCCTCAAGCCTCAAATGTGCAAGAGAGCTTCAGACGAGGCTAAGATGGTCTTCACAAGCGCATCCTTTTCAAACACCAAGCCAATGGACATGCCCTACAGTACAATTACTACACCCATACCAACTACACCACAACCAACTACGCCGGTGCCCGTGAGTGAGGCCAAGAAACTTGCCCAGGACTACTGCTGGAACAATTTGCAGGGTGTCTGTTCCTTTTTCATAGGGTGGTTCAGAAACTAA